Proteins from one methanogenic archaeon mixed culture ISO4-G1 genomic window:
- a CDS encoding alanyl-tRNA synthetase AlaS gives MTDEIFRFDGYIFDFEAHVVSVKGDEVILDCTAFYPGGGGQVCDTGMIRNCKVKEVFYNKEGDIVHVCPGNDLKEGDTVWCAVDWDRRYDLMQGHTGEHLLFGSLQRQCEELNIVKIYISPESKYVIVDRDLTWEQIRAAEEFANKAIADNLSVTHSIMDRDDPELEKVRIKLDKIGEDEEITVVAIGDIDYSACSGVHVLETSELGMLIVDRKVKAGKEGYEIHFKVGEAAKASSIELSNIALEVIDAIGCKNEDAPKAVSNMKQELELKNKLLKDATKLMMKGIAPENVSGVDVYSAVIPGGDRNALNDAMESIRSKGGVAAFVSVSGTLSVMLASGTQKVDCRTILSDVLKGFEGRGGGKPDFAQGGVPDVSKAEEVLQALVSAVRTVLNRSHQMG, from the coding sequence ATGACCGATGAGATCTTCAGATTCGACGGATACATTTTCGATTTCGAGGCCCATGTGGTCTCGGTCAAGGGTGACGAGGTCATCCTGGACTGCACCGCGTTCTATCCGGGAGGCGGTGGCCAGGTCTGCGACACCGGAATGATCCGCAACTGCAAGGTCAAGGAGGTCTTCTACAACAAGGAAGGGGACATCGTCCACGTCTGTCCGGGCAACGACCTCAAGGAGGGCGACACCGTATGGTGCGCCGTGGACTGGGACAGACGCTACGACCTCATGCAGGGACACACGGGGGAGCACCTCCTGTTCGGATCCCTCCAGAGGCAGTGCGAGGAACTCAACATCGTGAAGATCTACATCTCGCCAGAGAGCAAGTACGTCATCGTGGACAGGGACCTCACCTGGGAGCAGATCAGGGCCGCCGAGGAGTTCGCCAACAAGGCGATTGCGGACAACCTGTCTGTCACCCACAGCATCATGGACAGGGATGACCCAGAGCTCGAAAAGGTGAGGATCAAGCTGGACAAGATCGGCGAGGACGAGGAGATCACCGTCGTGGCCATCGGGGACATCGACTACTCCGCATGCAGCGGCGTCCACGTCCTCGAGACATCGGAGCTCGGCATGCTCATCGTCGACCGCAAGGTCAAGGCCGGGAAGGAAGGATACGAGATCCACTTCAAGGTCGGGGAGGCCGCGAAGGCATCCTCCATCGAGCTGTCCAACATCGCACTGGAGGTCATCGACGCCATCGGATGCAAGAACGAGGACGCACCCAAGGCCGTCAGCAACATGAAGCAGGAGCTGGAGCTGAAGAACAAGCTCCTCAAGGACGCCACCAAGCTCATGATGAAGGGAATCGCACCGGAGAACGTCAGCGGCGTGGACGTCTACTCGGCGGTCATCCCCGGAGGTGACAGAAACGCCCTGAACGATGCCATGGAATCCATCAGGTCCAAGGGCGGAGTGGCAGCATTCGTATCAGTATCTGGCACATTGTCGGTGATGCTCGCATCCGGAACACAGAAGGTCGACTGCAGGACCATCCTCTCCGATGTGCTCAAGGGCTTCGAGGGCAGGGGAGGGGGCAAGCCCGACTTCGCTCAGGGCGGCGTCCCCGACGTGTCCAAGGCCGAAGAGGTCCTCCAGGCGCTGGTGTCCGCCGTAAGGACAGTTTTAAATCGAAGCCATCAGATGGGGTGA
- a CDS encoding aspartyl-tRNA synthetase AspS: protein MRRTNTCGELRVSDLGKKVCLQGWVRFSRDHGGVQFIDLADRYGITQVVFDPQDLPAGCDAKQLSDVINTFTRECVISIDGIVRNRVEGTEDARNPTGQIEVLITGAELLNTCAIPPFEIGDQKEGVLPNEDTRLKYRYLDLRRTEMINAMVFRSKLVHLARQYLEQNGFLEIETPILGRSTPEGARDYIVPSRIHPGTFYALPQSPQQFKQMLMVASMDRYYQVARCFRDEDSRKDRQPEFTQLDLEMSFVDMKDIQDMMEGLMSYIWKGLYNKELKTPFPHIAYRDAMERFGSDKPDMRYGLEFVKLTEVVRDAPYKIFQNILEKGGIVAGINLKADVAGEKIGRNDVDRYIAYAKKVGLGGLTWMRCVNGQLESNIVKYFTPEILENIKKTMGAEEGDLIFIIAGPWKSTYEGGGFLRKKIAEDLGLVPENEFQFFWMDQCPMFEIDPVSGKYDAFHHPFVLPENDLDDDYVGGACFDLCLNGNELGSGSLRIHNAEKQIEVFHKLGLDDERIQRNFGYFVEMLSYGAPPHGGIAIGIDRICAILLNKDSIRDVIAFPKNKRAVSLLDGSPSKVDDDKLEELQIISLAGEDLDLSEYEDTPEE, encoded by the coding sequence ATGAGAAGAACGAACACCTGTGGCGAACTTAGGGTCTCCGATCTGGGGAAGAAGGTCTGCCTGCAGGGATGGGTCAGGTTTTCCAGGGACCACGGCGGGGTGCAGTTCATCGACCTTGCCGACAGGTACGGGATCACCCAGGTCGTTTTCGACCCTCAGGACCTTCCGGCAGGCTGTGATGCGAAACAGCTGAGCGACGTGATCAATACATTCACCCGCGAATGCGTCATCTCCATCGACGGAATCGTAAGGAATAGGGTCGAGGGCACAGAGGATGCCAGGAACCCGACGGGACAGATCGAGGTCCTTATCACAGGGGCGGAGCTCCTCAACACATGCGCCATCCCGCCGTTCGAGATCGGCGACCAGAAGGAGGGAGTGCTCCCCAACGAGGACACCAGGCTCAAGTACAGGTATCTGGACCTCAGGAGGACCGAGATGATCAACGCGATGGTCTTCAGGAGCAAGCTCGTGCATCTGGCCAGGCAGTATCTGGAGCAGAACGGCTTCCTTGAGATCGAGACCCCCATCCTGGGAAGGTCCACCCCCGAGGGTGCCAGGGACTACATCGTCCCGTCGAGGATCCACCCGGGAACGTTCTACGCCCTCCCGCAGTCGCCCCAGCAGTTCAAGCAGATGCTCATGGTCGCCTCCATGGACCGTTACTATCAGGTCGCAAGGTGCTTCCGCGACGAGGATTCGCGTAAGGACCGCCAGCCCGAGTTCACCCAGCTGGACCTGGAGATGTCCTTCGTCGACATGAAGGACATCCAGGACATGATGGAGGGACTGATGTCCTACATCTGGAAGGGACTCTACAACAAGGAGCTCAAGACGCCTTTCCCGCACATCGCCTACCGCGACGCGATGGAGAGGTTCGGATCGGACAAACCCGATATGAGGTACGGACTCGAGTTCGTCAAGCTCACCGAGGTCGTCAGGGACGCCCCGTACAAGATCTTCCAGAACATCCTGGAGAAGGGCGGCATCGTCGCCGGAATCAACCTCAAGGCCGATGTGGCTGGAGAGAAGATCGGAAGGAACGACGTCGACCGTTACATCGCATATGCAAAGAAGGTCGGCCTGGGCGGTCTCACATGGATGAGATGCGTCAACGGCCAGCTCGAATCCAACATCGTCAAGTACTTCACGCCCGAGATCCTCGAGAACATCAAGAAGACAATGGGCGCCGAGGAGGGTGACCTCATATTCATCATCGCGGGACCCTGGAAGTCCACATACGAGGGCGGAGGGTTCCTCAGGAAGAAGATCGCAGAGGATCTGGGTCTTGTCCCCGAGAACGAGTTCCAGTTCTTCTGGATGGACCAGTGCCCCATGTTCGAGATAGACCCCGTGTCCGGCAAGTACGACGCGTTCCACCACCCGTTCGTCCTCCCCGAGAACGACCTAGACGACGACTACGTCGGAGGAGCATGCTTCGACCTCTGTCTGAACGGCAACGAGCTCGGATCGGGATCGCTGCGTATCCACAACGCAGAGAAGCAGATCGAGGTCTTCCACAAGCTCGGTCTCGACGACGAGAGGATCCAGAGGAACTTCGGATACTTCGTCGAGATGCTCAGTTACGGTGCGCCTCCCCACGGAGGTATCGCCATCGGAATCGACAGGATCTGCGCCATCCTCCTGAACAAGGATTCCATCAGGGACGTCATCGCATTCCCCAAGAACAAGAGGGCGGTGTCTCTGCTGGACGGTTCCCCGTCGAAGGTCGACGACGACAAGCTCGAGGAGCTCCAGATCATATCCCTCGCGGGCGAGGACCTGGACCTCTCGGAGTACGAAGACACTCCCGAGGAGTGA
- a CDS encoding nitroreductase family protein, with protein MQFEDVIKSRYSVRKYSDRPVEDEKLQKILETGRLAPTAKNMQGQHVYVVKSPEARKKFDREWCMHFDAPIVLIIAMRHDLEWVSHFSGKNRGETDAAIVTDEMMLQAHALGLGTCWVGWFDPAKVKETFNLPEDETVYNLLPLGYPADDCKPGPMHSSRKPLDETVTFL; from the coding sequence ATGCAATTCGAAGACGTTATCAAATCCAGATACTCCGTGAGGAAGTACAGCGACAGGCCCGTCGAGGATGAGAAGCTCCAGAAGATCCTCGAGACTGGCAGGCTCGCCCCCACTGCGAAGAACATGCAGGGACAGCACGTATATGTGGTGAAATCACCCGAGGCCAGGAAGAAGTTCGACAGGGAATGGTGCATGCATTTCGATGCACCCATCGTACTGATCATTGCCATGAGGCACGACCTCGAATGGGTCAGCCACTTCTCCGGTAAGAACCGCGGGGAGACCGATGCCGCGATCGTCACCGACGAGATGATGCTGCAGGCACACGCCCTCGGACTCGGCACCTGCTGGGTGGGGTGGTTCGATCCCGCGAAGGTCAAGGAAACGTTCAACCTCCCAGAGGATGAGACGGTCTACAACCTTCTCCCGCTGGGGTATCCCGCGGACGACTGCAAACCCGGTCCGATGCACTCATCCAGGAAACCCCTGGACGAAACCGTGACCTTCCTTTGA
- a CDS encoding Fic family protein, with protein MPDDYHNKLDYSKFRPVGYPVRHKRKIPFQPTLSLPLEYREMLHEIRKLDSMLDGFVLGSEDYLELVKDAYSNNIHWSTKIEGNQLSLEEVKRLTTRFTRGEYIEVNNGPTQEILNHLYSFFAKRELSLPWDTNVVKNVHSILMKDVNDNIAPGVFRNEEASVVGSDGTEYFIACPPQSIEVELESLVEWLNNSPYDEIVTATIFFHEFESIHPFKDGNGRTGRTLFQILMQELGLKNCRLCKFEKEMLSDSGTYYDLLAFADSTGSYSQMIMYFTESLLKAYRDAVLVFKEKDRLSDMDENTRAIVHKIKEVKSFTFNEACTWIPGIGNQTLRSKLDKLIEMDILEKHGKTKSMRYSFKDPLRIITIE; from the coding sequence ATGCCTGACGATTACCATAATAAACTCGACTATTCCAAATTCAGACCCGTCGGATATCCTGTAAGGCATAAGCGCAAGATACCTTTCCAACCAACGCTATCTCTACCTCTTGAATATCGCGAAATGCTCCATGAGATCAGAAAACTGGACTCGATGCTTGACGGTTTTGTGCTAGGTTCTGAGGATTATTTGGAATTGGTAAAGGATGCGTATTCGAATAACATCCACTGGTCCACAAAGATTGAAGGCAACCAGCTCTCCCTTGAAGAAGTTAAAAGACTGACAACAAGATTTACCAGAGGCGAATATATAGAAGTTAACAACGGACCCACACAAGAAATTCTCAATCACCTATACTCGTTCTTTGCCAAGAGGGAATTGAGTCTCCCCTGGGATACAAACGTTGTGAAAAATGTTCATTCGATTCTGATGAAAGATGTCAACGATAATATTGCTCCCGGAGTTTTCAGAAACGAAGAAGCCAGTGTAGTTGGATCCGACGGGACGGAATACTTCATCGCATGTCCTCCTCAGAGCATAGAAGTCGAGCTAGAATCTCTGGTCGAATGGTTGAACAACTCGCCGTATGATGAGATTGTGACTGCGACAATATTCTTCCACGAATTTGAGAGCATACATCCGTTCAAAGATGGTAACGGAAGGACGGGGCGCACACTATTCCAGATCCTCATGCAGGAATTGGGTCTGAAAAACTGCAGATTATGCAAATTCGAGAAGGAGATGCTGTCTGATTCCGGCACATACTATGATCTTTTAGCATTCGCAGATTCCACTGGATCATATTCTCAGATGATCATGTACTTCACTGAGTCGCTGCTCAAGGCATATAGGGATGCAGTTTTGGTTTTCAAAGAGAAGGACCGCTTGAGCGACATGGATGAAAACACACGTGCGATTGTCCATAAGATCAAAGAAGTGAAATCGTTCACTTTCAATGAAGCTTGCACATGGATACCTGGAATCGGAAATCAAACACTCAGGAGTAAGCTAGACAAACTGATTGAAATGGATATTCTGGAAAAACACGGAAAGACAAAGTCCATGAGATACTCGTTCAAAGACCCTTTAAGGATAATAACAATAGAATGA
- a CDS encoding aspartyl/glutamyl-tRNA(Asn/Gln) amidotransferase subunit B GatB: MKIGLECHVQLPTKSKMFCSCPTEDCEFPNTYVCPTCLGMPGSRPVLNRQVLVYGIMIAKMLNCEINDTTWFARKTYFYPDMSKSVQITQYDNPIGERGVYYLDGKKPIRITRIHIEEDPGSTKRTADLTSLVDYNRSGVPLAEIVTEPDIANPAEARQFLTQMIGDIKHLLQIPADLEWEVKCDCNISVGTERVEIKNVTGLKNAEKALHSEMVRQIAMIKAKKKIVRETRRYDPDRDVTISMRVKEFEDQYGYIDEPDLGIYHIRELADSIRIDESPQNKILRLSSQYGIDQKMAKQLVNTSMDLADLFEDVAKDFGVADAVKWVGGPISANWRAMEERDGEVDLSRLKDFIRDFADGKITDTQCAIEIKSYMTGVDASAAQEESAGLEALINGFLDENPRIVSDYQKNDKAANQVIGFVMKQTGGRYSSAEVVETAKKLIEARF, encoded by the coding sequence ATGAAGATCGGATTGGAGTGCCACGTGCAGCTCCCGACCAAATCCAAGATGTTCTGCTCCTGCCCGACCGAGGACTGCGAGTTCCCGAACACCTACGTCTGCCCCACATGTCTCGGGATGCCCGGATCCAGGCCCGTCCTGAACAGGCAGGTCCTGGTGTACGGTATCATGATCGCCAAGATGCTCAACTGCGAGATCAACGACACCACATGGTTCGCCAGGAAGACCTACTTCTATCCCGACATGTCCAAGAGCGTCCAGATCACGCAGTACGACAACCCCATCGGGGAAAGAGGAGTCTACTACCTCGACGGCAAGAAGCCCATCAGGATCACCCGTATCCACATCGAGGAGGATCCTGGAAGCACCAAGAGGACCGCCGACCTCACATCCCTCGTGGACTACAACAGATCGGGTGTTCCCCTTGCCGAGATCGTGACAGAGCCAGACATCGCGAATCCTGCAGAGGCGAGACAGTTCCTGACGCAGATGATCGGGGACATCAAGCACCTGCTCCAGATCCCTGCGGACCTGGAATGGGAGGTCAAATGCGACTGCAACATCTCCGTGGGCACCGAGAGGGTCGAGATCAAGAACGTCACCGGACTCAAGAACGCGGAGAAGGCACTCCACTCGGAGATGGTCAGACAGATCGCCATGATCAAGGCCAAGAAGAAGATCGTCAGGGAGACCAGGAGGTACGACCCCGACAGGGACGTCACCATCAGCATGAGGGTCAAGGAGTTCGAGGACCAGTACGGTTACATCGATGAGCCAGACCTCGGAATCTATCACATCAGGGAACTCGCCGACTCCATCAGGATCGACGAGAGCCCCCAGAACAAGATCCTTAGACTGTCATCGCAGTACGGCATCGACCAGAAGATGGCCAAGCAGCTCGTGAACACGTCAATGGACCTGGCGGACCTGTTCGAGGATGTCGCCAAGGACTTCGGAGTGGCCGATGCGGTGAAGTGGGTCGGAGGACCCATAAGCGCCAACTGGCGTGCGATGGAAGAGCGCGACGGGGAGGTCGACCTGTCCAGACTGAAGGATTTCATCAGGGACTTCGCAGACGGTAAGATCACCGACACCCAGTGCGCCATTGAGATCAAATCCTACATGACCGGTGTGGACGCATCCGCCGCACAGGAAGAGTCTGCGGGCCTGGAGGCCCTGATCAACGGATTCCTCGACGAGAACCCCAGGATCGTCTCCGACTACCAGAAGAACGACAAGGCGGCCAACCAGGTCATCGGATTCGTCATGAAGCAGACCGGAGGCAGATACTCCTCCGCAGAGGTCGTGGAGACCGCCAAGAAGCTCATCGAGGCAAGGTTCTGA
- a CDS encoding aspartyl/glutamyl-tRNA(Asn/Gln) amidotransferase subunit A GatA: protein MTMDSILSDLKAINDKYQMFHAMTSDTEAGDAKFLFSAKDNLTSMDMETCAGSRILEGYHPVFDATCIDKIRKAGGKLIGKTNMDEFGFGTFSTNSGFEIPRNPFDLERACGGSSGGSACAASVIEDHVSLGVSTGGSICCPASFCGVYGIAPTYGRVSRYGLIDYGNSLDKIGVLSQKATDLKKFMEMIAGKDERDPTSMVQPEFRTAYRRMGSVAVPKEGIEGLSKEVESAFKSALEDLRSMGVDVDYVDMPSLKFAMPAYYVLATSEASTNLARYVGMRYGHQEGDHSLKFDDYFTAVRSQYFGDEAKRRILLGTFTRMAGFGGRHYAKAREVRQVVINDYKRVLETHDAVLAPTMPFTAPRFDDISKMSALDSYKADYLTVPANLAGTPHLSVPCGYDSNGMPVGMQFVADHWNEDVLFSVAEDWEKQFDLRRPEVSI, encoded by the coding sequence ATGACGATGGATTCTATCCTCTCGGACCTCAAGGCCATCAACGACAAGTACCAGATGTTCCACGCGATGACATCCGACACGGAGGCTGGCGATGCCAAGTTCCTGTTCTCAGCGAAGGACAACCTGACATCCATGGACATGGAGACCTGCGCGGGCTCCAGGATCCTGGAGGGATACCACCCGGTGTTCGACGCGACATGCATCGACAAGATCAGGAAGGCCGGCGGGAAGCTCATCGGGAAGACCAACATGGACGAGTTCGGATTCGGAACGTTCTCCACGAACTCGGGATTCGAGATCCCCAGGAACCCCTTCGACCTGGAGAGGGCCTGCGGAGGTTCGTCCGGAGGGTCCGCGTGTGCGGCGTCCGTCATCGAGGACCATGTGTCCCTGGGGGTCTCCACGGGAGGTTCCATCTGCTGTCCCGCATCGTTCTGCGGTGTGTACGGCATAGCGCCCACCTACGGGCGCGTATCCAGATACGGCCTCATCGACTACGGGAACTCGCTGGACAAGATCGGCGTCCTCTCGCAGAAGGCGACCGACCTGAAGAAGTTCATGGAAATGATAGCCGGCAAGGACGAGAGGGACCCCACATCGATGGTCCAGCCGGAGTTCAGGACCGCCTACCGCAGGATGGGTTCCGTCGCCGTCCCGAAGGAGGGCATCGAAGGACTGTCCAAGGAGGTCGAGTCCGCGTTCAAGTCAGCGCTGGAGGACCTCAGGTCAATGGGCGTGGACGTGGACTACGTCGACATGCCCTCGCTCAAGTTCGCCATGCCGGCGTATTACGTCCTGGCGACATCCGAGGCGTCCACGAACCTAGCCAGGTATGTGGGCATGAGATACGGTCACCAGGAGGGCGACCACTCGCTCAAGTTCGACGATTATTTCACAGCGGTCCGTTCCCAGTACTTCGGGGACGAGGCCAAGAGGAGGATCCTGCTCGGGACCTTCACCCGTATGGCCGGATTCGGAGGAAGGCACTACGCCAAGGCCAGGGAGGTCAGGCAGGTCGTCATCAACGATTACAAGAGGGTGCTGGAGACCCACGATGCGGTCCTCGCGCCCACGATGCCGTTCACGGCACCCAGGTTCGACGACATCTCGAAGATGTCGGCACTGGATTCGTACAAGGCCGATTATCTCACCGTCCCGGCGAACCTCGCCGGAACGCCCCATCTGTCCGTCCCGTGCGGATACGACTCCAACGGCATGCCGGTCGGCATGCAGTTCGTCGCGGACCACTGGAACGAGGATGTCCTGTTCTCCGTCGCGGAGGACTGGGAGAAGCAGTTCGACCTCAGGAGACCGGAGGTGTCGATATGA
- a CDS encoding aspartyl/glutamyl-tRNA(Asn/Gln) amidotransferase subunit C GatC, translating to MDLKTVRDVAKFAHIDLTDEEAERYCKDLGDILSYFELLNEAPECNERGVNPIKVEDITRDDVPKVEFDADELLRDMDTYERYVRGPRLS from the coding sequence ATGGATTTGAAGACCGTTAGAGACGTTGCCAAATTCGCCCACATCGATCTAACTGATGAGGAGGCGGAGAGATACTGCAAGGACCTGGGGGACATCCTCAGCTACTTCGAGCTGCTCAATGAGGCTCCGGAGTGCAACGAGCGCGGCGTCAATCCGATCAAGGTCGAGGACATAACGAGGGACGACGTCCCCAAGGTGGAGTTCGACGCCGACGAGCTCCTGAGGGACATGGACACCTACGAGAGATACGTCAGGGGGCCGAGGCTTTCATGA
- a CDS encoding TPR repeat-containing protein: MAAAATPEKQLAAGMKAMEEGDFKKAYSSFKKLVVEFPENAECWFYKAECGNYASGMFGAKADVDEIIEAYKKAMELDPERADYYQAYGLFCISIQKYDEAEKAYCEAAEIDESLSSSLYSEFAIEYFNNVMAQYGEIMEDPKARAPYAKKALQYMLKALEIDAEEAKSLL; this comes from the coding sequence ATGGCAGCAGCTGCAACCCCTGAGAAACAACTCGCCGCAGGAATGAAGGCGATGGAAGAAGGAGACTTCAAGAAGGCATACTCGTCCTTCAAGAAGCTCGTGGTGGAGTTCCCCGAGAATGCCGAGTGCTGGTTCTACAAGGCCGAATGCGGGAACTATGCATCCGGGATGTTCGGGGCGAAAGCGGACGTCGACGAGATCATCGAGGCGTACAAGAAAGCGATGGAGCTGGACCCGGAGCGTGCCGACTACTATCAGGCATACGGTCTGTTCTGCATCTCCATCCAGAAGTATGATGAGGCCGAGAAGGCCTACTGCGAAGCAGCGGAGATCGACGAGTCGCTGTCATCGTCGCTCTATTCCGAGTTCGCGATCGAGTACTTCAACAACGTGATGGCACAGTACGGGGAGATCATGGAGGATCCCAAGGCCCGTGCGCCCTACGCCAAGAAGGCCCTGCAGTACATGCTCAAGGCCCTCGAGATCGACGCAGAGGAAGCGAAATCGCTTCTGTGA
- a CDS encoding MarR family transcriptional regulator yields MDGYDCLKLENQVCFPLYACAKEIVRRYHPFLEELDLTYTQYIAMMVLWEQKSCNVNDLGEKLFLDSGTLTPLLKKMESKGYVRRTRSEEDERSVVISVTDKGWELRDKAVSVPGRIASCIPLEPEEGAELYRLLYKVLGILRE; encoded by the coding sequence ATGGACGGATACGACTGCCTGAAGCTGGAGAACCAGGTCTGCTTCCCGCTGTACGCATGCGCGAAGGAGATCGTCAGAAGATACCATCCCTTCCTGGAGGAGCTTGACCTCACGTACACCCAGTACATCGCGATGATGGTCCTGTGGGAACAGAAATCGTGCAACGTCAACGACCTGGGGGAGAAGCTCTTCCTGGACTCGGGCACGCTGACGCCGCTGCTCAAGAAGATGGAGTCAAAAGGCTACGTGAGACGCACCCGTTCCGAGGAGGACGAGCGTTCCGTTGTGATATCTGTCACCGACAAGGGCTGGGAACTCCGTGACAAGGCCGTCTCCGTGCCGGGGAGGATCGCCTCGTGCATCCCCCTCGAACCCGAAGAGGGTGCCGAACTGTACAGGCTGCTGTACAAGGTCCTGGGAATTCTAAGAGAATGA
- a CDS encoding glutathione peroxidase, translated as MELKNMGIYDFTVKDAKGQDVCLSEYKGKVLLIVNTATGCGFTPQYEGLQNLYDKYQKDGFEILDFPCNQFGNQAPGTDEEIVEFCQMKYNTTFRQFSKIDVNGDNESPLYTFLKSQKGGLLGKKIKWNFAKFLVDREGNVVERYGSTDKPEKIDADIAKLL; from the coding sequence ATGGAGTTGAAAAACATGGGAATATACGATTTCACAGTCAAGGATGCAAAGGGACAGGACGTCTGCCTTTCGGAATACAAGGGCAAAGTGCTCCTGATAGTCAACACGGCCACTGGATGCGGTTTCACACCCCAGTACGAGGGTCTGCAGAACCTCTACGACAAGTACCAGAAGGACGGCTTCGAGATCCTCGACTTCCCGTGCAACCAGTTCGGCAACCAGGCCCCCGGCACGGATGAGGAGATCGTTGAGTTCTGCCAGATGAAGTACAACACCACCTTCCGCCAGTTCTCCAAGATCGATGTCAACGGCGACAACGAGTCCCCGCTCTACACATTCCTGAAGTCCCAGAAGGGCGGACTTCTCGGGAAGAAGATCAAATGGAACTTTGCCAAATTCCTCGTGGACCGCGAGGGGAACGTCGTGGAGCGCTACGGTTCCACCGACAAACCCGAGAAGATCGATGCGGACATCGCGAAGCTCCTGTGA